A window of Leclercia adecarboxylata contains these coding sequences:
- the flhC gene encoding flagellar transcriptional regulator FlhC, which produces MSEKSIVQEARDIQLAMELITLGARLQMLESETQLSRGRLIKLYKELRGSPPPKGMLPFSTDWFMTWEQNIHASMFCNAWQYLLKTGLCSGVDAVIKAYKLYLEQCPQPEEGPLLALTRAWTLVRFVESGLLELSRCNCCSGNFITHAHQPAGSFACSLCQPPSRAVKRRKLSRDAADSNPQLLDEQIEQAV; this is translated from the coding sequence ATGAGTGAGAAGAGCATTGTTCAGGAAGCGCGTGATATTCAGCTGGCCATGGAACTGATTACGCTTGGTGCTCGCTTGCAAATGCTTGAAAGTGAGACCCAGCTGAGCCGTGGCCGCCTTATCAAACTGTATAAAGAATTACGTGGCAGCCCACCACCAAAAGGCATGCTGCCATTTTCAACCGACTGGTTTATGACCTGGGAGCAAAATATCCATGCTTCCATGTTCTGTAATGCCTGGCAGTACCTGCTCAAAACCGGCTTATGCAGCGGCGTTGATGCAGTGATTAAAGCCTACAAACTGTATCTCGAGCAGTGCCCGCAGCCTGAAGAAGGACCTCTGCTGGCCCTGACCCGTGCATGGACGCTGGTGCGTTTTGTTGAAAGCGGCTTGCTGGAGCTGTCTCGCTGCAACTGCTGCAGCGGTAACTTCATCACCCACGCGCATCAGCCAGCTGGCAGCTTTGCCTGCAGTTTGTGCCAACCACCATCCCGTGCGGTAAAAAGACGTAAACTTTCCCGGGATGCTGCCGATAGTAATCCACAACTGCTGGATGAACAGATCGAACAGGCTGTTTAA
- the motA gene encoding flagellar motor stator protein MotA encodes MLIVLGYLVVLGTVFGGYMMTGGHLGALYQPAELIIIGGAGVGAFIVGNNGKAIKGTLKALPLLFRRSKYTKSMYMDLLALLYRLMAKSRQQGMFSLERDIENPKESEIFASYPRIIADKMMLEFIVDYLRLIISGNMNTFEIEALMDEEIETHESEAEVPANSLAMVGDSLPAFGIVAAVMGVVHALASADRPAAELGALIAHAMVGTFLGILLAYGFISPLATVLRQKSAETTKMMQCVKITLLSNLNGYAPPIAVEFGRKTLYSSERPSFIELEEHVRAVKNPNQQTSTEDA; translated from the coding sequence GTGCTTATCGTATTAGGTTACCTGGTAGTTCTCGGTACAGTTTTCGGCGGTTATATGATGACCGGCGGACACCTTGGGGCACTCTATCAACCGGCCGAACTGATTATTATCGGTGGTGCAGGGGTGGGGGCGTTTATCGTTGGCAACAACGGCAAGGCGATCAAGGGAACGTTAAAAGCGTTACCGTTACTGTTCCGTCGTTCGAAATACACCAAAAGTATGTATATGGATCTGCTGGCGCTGCTCTATCGCCTGATGGCCAAGTCGCGTCAACAGGGGATGTTCTCGCTGGAAAGGGATATTGAGAATCCAAAAGAGAGCGAGATCTTCGCCAGCTACCCGCGCATTATCGCCGACAAGATGATGCTCGAATTTATCGTCGACTACCTGCGCCTGATCATCAGCGGCAACATGAACACCTTCGAAATCGAAGCCCTGATGGACGAAGAGATCGAGACCCACGAGAGCGAAGCCGAAGTCCCGGCCAACAGCCTGGCGATGGTGGGCGATTCCCTGCCGGCGTTCGGTATCGTTGCGGCGGTAATGGGGGTGGTACACGCCCTGGCCTCGGCGGATCGCCCGGCGGCAGAGCTGGGGGCGCTGATCGCCCACGCGATGGTGGGAACCTTCCTCGGGATCCTGCTGGCCTACGGCTTTATCTCTCCGCTGGCCACCGTATTACGCCAGAAGAGTGCCGAAACCACCAAAATGATGCAGTGCGTGAAGATCACGCTGCTTTCTAACCTCAACGGGTATGCGCCGCCAATCGCGGTCGAGTTTGGTCGTAAAACCCTCTATTCCAGCGAGCGTCCGTCGTTCATCGAACTCGAAGAGCACGTGCGCGCGGTGAAGAACCCGAACCAGCAGACGAGCACTGAGGACGCATGA
- the araH gene encoding arabinose ABC transporter permease AraH — translation MSSVTTSGAPKSAFSFGRIWDQYGMLVVFAVLFLACAIFVPNFATFINMKGLGLAISMSGMVACGMLFCLASGDFDLSVASVIACAGVTTAVVINMTESLWIGVAAGLLLGVLSGLVNGFVIARLKINALITTLATMQIVRGLAYIISDGKAVGIEDERFFTLGYANWLGLPAPIWLTVGCLIIFGFLLNRTTFGRNTLAIGGNEEAARLAGVPVVRTKIIIFVLSGLVSAAAGIILASRMTSGQPMTSIGYELIVISACVLGGVSLKGGIGKISYVVAGILILGTVENAMNLLNISPFSQYVVRGLILLAAVIFDRYKQKAKRTL, via the coding sequence ATGTCCTCTGTCACTACATCCGGAGCGCCGAAGTCGGCCTTCAGCTTTGGGCGAATCTGGGATCAATACGGCATGCTGGTGGTGTTTGCCGTGCTGTTCCTCGCCTGCGCTATCTTTGTCCCTAACTTCGCCACCTTTATCAATATGAAGGGGCTGGGCCTGGCGATCTCCATGTCCGGGATGGTCGCCTGCGGGATGCTGTTCTGCCTGGCATCCGGCGATTTCGACCTGTCGGTTGCGTCAGTTATCGCCTGCGCCGGGGTCACCACGGCCGTGGTCATTAACATGACCGAAAGCCTGTGGATTGGTGTGGCGGCCGGGTTGCTGCTGGGCGTGCTCAGCGGGCTGGTGAACGGCTTTGTGATTGCGCGTCTGAAAATCAACGCCCTGATCACCACCCTTGCCACCATGCAGATTGTGCGCGGCCTGGCGTACATCATCTCTGACGGCAAAGCGGTAGGGATTGAAGACGAGCGCTTCTTTACCCTCGGCTATGCCAACTGGCTCGGTCTGCCTGCCCCTATCTGGCTGACCGTCGGCTGCCTGATTATCTTTGGTTTCTTGCTGAACAGAACCACCTTTGGCCGTAATACCCTGGCGATTGGCGGTAATGAAGAGGCCGCGCGTCTGGCGGGTGTTCCGGTGGTTCGCACCAAGATCATCATCTTCGTGCTTTCTGGTCTGGTGTCGGCGGCAGCGGGAATTATTCTGGCCTCGCGTATGACCAGCGGACAGCCGATGACCTCTATCGGTTATGAGCTGATCGTCATCTCAGCCTGCGTTTTGGGTGGCGTATCGCTGAAAGGCGGCATCGGAAAAATCTCATATGTGGTGGCGGGGATCCTCATCCTGGGTACCGTCGAGAACGCGATGAATCTGCTGAACATCTCCCCGTTCTCTCAGTATGTGGTACGTGGCCTCATCCTGCTGGCGGCGGTGATCTTCGACCGTTACAAACAAAAAGCAAAGCGCACCCTTTAA
- the flhD gene encoding flagellar transcriptional regulator FlhD, translating to MNTSELLKHIYDINLSYLLLAQRLISQDKASAMFRLGIQEEMATTLGGLTLPQMVKLAETNQLVCQFRFDNHQTITQLTQESRVDDLQQVHTGILLSTRLLNEISQPDDVARKKRA from the coding sequence ATGAACACATCCGAATTGCTAAAACACATCTATGACATCAATCTGTCATATTTATTGCTTGCACAACGTTTGATTAGCCAGGATAAAGCCTCTGCGATGTTCCGTCTGGGCATTCAGGAAGAAATGGCAACAACGCTTGGCGGCTTAACGCTGCCGCAGATGGTTAAACTGGCTGAAACTAACCAGCTGGTTTGCCAGTTCCGTTTTGATAATCACCAGACTATTACGCAACTGACCCAGGAATCCCGCGTGGATGACCTGCAACAGGTTCACACCGGTATTCTGCTTTCCACCCGTTTGCTAAACGAAATCAGCCAGCCTGATGACGTAGCCCGTAAGAAAAGAGCATAA
- a CDS encoding DJ-1 family glyoxalase III, giving the protein MAKVAVLLAPGFEEAEAIITIDILRRLHIEVETLACAESRAVVSYHTIPMVADSTLSEKIDSRYDAVVLPGGPQGSVNLAASADVVRFVTAHDDAGKFIAPICSAAARVLGGNGLLKGRRYVCSGDLWQDIGDGEYVDAPVVEDGNLISGKGLGHAFDFALILSARLLGDEAPVRDHAGHIYYPW; this is encoded by the coding sequence ATGGCAAAAGTTGCGGTGCTGCTGGCACCCGGATTTGAAGAGGCGGAAGCGATTATCACCATTGATATCCTGCGTCGCCTGCACATTGAGGTAGAAACCCTGGCCTGCGCCGAATCGCGCGCGGTGGTGAGCTACCATACTATCCCGATGGTTGCGGACAGCACTCTCAGCGAAAAAATCGACAGTCGCTACGACGCCGTCGTGTTACCGGGTGGCCCGCAGGGGAGCGTGAATCTGGCCGCCAGTGCCGACGTGGTGCGCTTTGTGACGGCACATGACGACGCGGGTAAATTCATCGCCCCCATCTGTTCTGCTGCGGCGCGCGTGCTGGGCGGTAATGGCCTGCTGAAAGGCCGTCGCTACGTCTGTTCGGGCGATCTCTGGCAGGATATCGGGGATGGCGAATATGTCGATGCCCCGGTAGTGGAGGATGGCAACCTCATCAGCGGCAAGGGGTTAGGCCATGCCTTCGACTTCGCCCTGATTCTCTCTGCCCGCCTGCTGGGCGATGAGGCGCCGGTGCGCGATCACGCCGGTCACATCTACTATCCCTGGTAA
- the otsB gene encoding trehalose-phosphatase — protein sequence MADTLTSPPLLSENFAYFFDLDGTLATIKPHPDEVVVPADVLQALHQLAQLNDGALALISGRSMGELDKLADPYRFPLAGVHGAERRDIHGHSQSVSLPPDLVQTLHAQFTTALLGLPGTELEAKGMAFALHYRQAPEHEQAIFALAEQVVHDNPQLSLQPGKCVVEIKPRGIHKGEAISAFMHEAPFLGRTPVFFGDDLTDEHGFEVVNQLKGVSVKVGTGETKASWRLATVPDVWQWVKKAANHQQEQEIAQINRRKPYGSLDRSF from the coding sequence GTGGCCGATACGTTAACTTCACCGCCTTTACTATCAGAAAACTTTGCGTACTTTTTCGACCTCGACGGGACCCTTGCCACTATCAAGCCGCATCCCGATGAGGTGGTGGTCCCCGCAGACGTGTTACAGGCACTCCATCAGCTTGCACAGCTGAATGATGGGGCACTGGCATTGATATCAGGGCGTTCAATGGGTGAGCTGGACAAGCTTGCCGACCCCTACCGTTTCCCGCTTGCCGGAGTACACGGAGCCGAGCGCCGCGACATCCATGGTCATTCGCAATCCGTTTCCCTTCCCCCGGATCTGGTCCAGACGCTGCATGCGCAGTTTACGACGGCGCTTTTAGGGCTGCCGGGGACCGAGCTTGAGGCCAAAGGGATGGCGTTTGCGCTCCACTACCGTCAGGCCCCTGAACACGAGCAGGCGATTTTCGCCCTGGCGGAGCAGGTGGTGCACGACAATCCGCAGCTGTCACTCCAGCCGGGTAAATGCGTGGTCGAAATCAAACCGAGGGGGATCCACAAAGGCGAGGCTATCTCTGCCTTTATGCATGAAGCGCCTTTCCTCGGCAGAACGCCGGTTTTCTTTGGTGATGACCTCACCGATGAGCATGGCTTTGAAGTGGTGAATCAGCTTAAAGGGGTATCAGTAAAGGTCGGCACGGGTGAGACCAAAGCCAGCTGGCGGCTGGCGACGGTACCTGATGTCTGGCAATGGGTAAAAAAAGCCGCTAACCATCAACAAGAACAAGAAATAGCGCAAATTAACAGGAGAAAACCTTATGGGTCGCTTGATCGTAGTTTCTAA
- a CDS encoding non-heme ferritin-like protein, translating into MAVSDMINKLNTQMNLEFHASNLYLHLSEWCSEHKLNGSATFLRSQAQSNVTQMMRVFDFLKQSGAMPVLKPVDMSAEYCTCLEAVFQRTLEEYEQRCQTLHQLTDEARKMQDISTLNFLNDIEKDQLQDGVLLKTILEEIRQARRTGVGLEQTDRHLLNIVDHQHH; encoded by the coding sequence ATGGCAGTCTCGGATATGATCAACAAGCTCAATACGCAAATGAACCTTGAGTTTCACGCCTCAAATCTCTATTTGCACCTCAGCGAATGGTGTTCAGAACATAAGCTAAATGGTTCCGCTACCTTCCTGCGCTCCCAGGCACAGAGCAACGTCACGCAGATGATGCGCGTTTTCGATTTTCTGAAACAATCAGGCGCTATGCCGGTACTGAAACCGGTGGATATGTCGGCTGAATACTGCACCTGCCTGGAAGCTGTTTTTCAGCGCACCCTGGAAGAGTACGAGCAACGCTGCCAGACGCTGCATCAGTTAACCGATGAAGCGCGTAAAATGCAGGATATTTCCACGCTCAACTTCCTGAATGATATTGAAAAAGATCAGCTGCAGGATGGCGTTTTACTGAAAACCATTCTCGAAGAAATTCGTCAGGCGCGCCGCACCGGCGTGGGTCTGGAACAGACCGATCGTCACCTGCTCAATATTGTTGACCACCAGCATCACTGA
- the araG gene encoding L-arabinose ABC transporter ATP-binding protein AraG yields the protein MQQSEPYLSFRGIGKTFPGVNALTDISFDCYPGQVHALMGENGAGKSTLLKILSGNYSPTTGTLAIQGNEVAFADTTAALNAGVAIIYQELHLVPEMTVAENIYLGQLPHKGGFVNRSLLNYEAGLQLKHLGLDIDPQTPLKYLSIGQWQMVEIAKALARNAKVIAFDEPTSSLSAREIENLFRVIRELRKEGRIILYVSHRMEEIFALSDAITVFKDGRYVRTFTDMQQVNHDQLVQAMVGRELGDIYHWEPRQYGGELLRLEEVKAPGVRTPISLTVRSGEIVGLFGLVGAGRSELMKGLFGGTRITGGRVFIDGQPVDIQKPAHAIRAGMMLCPEDRKAEGIIPVHSVRDNINISARRKTIRAGCLINDTWEVSNADHHIRSLNIKTPGAEQLIMNLSGGNQQKAILGRWLSEEMKVILLDEPTRGIDVGAKHEIYNVIYALAKRGVAVLFASSDLPEVLGVADRIVVMREGAVAGELLHEQANEQQALSLAMPKVSQAVA from the coding sequence ATGCAACAGTCTGAACCGTATCTCTCTTTTCGCGGCATCGGCAAAACCTTTCCCGGTGTCAACGCGCTGACCGACATCAGCTTTGACTGCTATCCGGGTCAGGTTCACGCCCTGATGGGGGAGAACGGCGCCGGAAAATCCACGCTGTTGAAGATCCTCAGCGGCAACTACAGCCCCACGACAGGTACCCTGGCCATCCAGGGCAACGAGGTCGCCTTTGCTGACACCACCGCCGCCCTGAACGCGGGTGTCGCCATCATCTACCAGGAGCTGCATCTGGTGCCGGAGATGACCGTCGCGGAGAACATCTATCTTGGCCAGCTTCCCCATAAAGGCGGATTCGTTAACCGCTCGCTGCTCAACTATGAAGCCGGTCTGCAGCTCAAACACCTGGGGCTGGATATCGACCCGCAGACCCCGCTTAAGTACCTCTCCATCGGCCAGTGGCAGATGGTGGAAATTGCCAAAGCGCTGGCGCGTAATGCCAAGGTTATTGCCTTTGATGAACCGACCAGTTCGCTGTCGGCGCGCGAAATTGAGAACCTGTTCCGGGTGATCCGCGAGCTGCGCAAAGAGGGGCGCATCATTCTGTACGTGTCGCACCGTATGGAAGAGATCTTCGCCCTTAGCGACGCGATCACCGTATTTAAAGATGGCCGTTATGTTCGCACCTTCACCGATATGCAGCAGGTCAACCACGACCAGCTGGTACAGGCGATGGTGGGACGCGAGCTGGGTGATATCTATCACTGGGAGCCGCGCCAGTACGGCGGCGAGCTGTTGCGCCTCGAAGAGGTCAAAGCGCCAGGCGTACGCACGCCGATCAGCCTGACCGTGCGCAGCGGTGAGATCGTCGGCCTGTTCGGACTGGTGGGGGCAGGGCGCAGCGAGCTGATGAAAGGGCTGTTTGGCGGGACGCGCATCACCGGGGGACGGGTCTTTATCGACGGGCAGCCTGTGGATATTCAGAAGCCGGCCCACGCCATTCGCGCAGGGATGATGCTCTGCCCGGAAGACCGCAAAGCTGAGGGGATCATTCCGGTGCACTCGGTGCGGGATAACATCAATATCTCGGCCCGCCGCAAGACCATCCGCGCCGGATGTCTGATTAACGATACGTGGGAAGTCAGCAATGCCGATCACCACATCCGTTCACTCAATATCAAAACGCCGGGAGCGGAACAGCTGATCATGAACCTCTCCGGTGGCAACCAGCAAAAGGCCATCCTCGGCCGCTGGCTGTCGGAGGAGATGAAAGTAATCCTGCTTGATGAACCCACCCGCGGTATTGACGTGGGGGCCAAGCACGAAATCTATAACGTGATTTATGCCCTGGCAAAACGTGGCGTGGCGGTGCTCTTCGCCTCCAGCGATCTGCCGGAAGTGCTGGGCGTGGCCGACCGTATCGTGGTGATGCGTGAAGGCGCCGTTGCCGGTGAACTGTTACATGAACAGGCGAATGAACAGCAGGCGTTAAGCCTCGCCATGCCTAAAGTCAGCCAGGCTGTCGCCTGA
- the uspC gene encoding universal stress protein UspC: MSYSHILVSVSVSPESHQLLAKAVSIARPVQARITVVTLAAEPEMYNQLAAPMLEDIRGVLQQETRQFLEDLIARAEYPIAQALCATGELSEQISDICQKQDIDLVICGNHNRSFFSRATCSAKTIVNNAHVDVLLIPLSAE; encoded by the coding sequence ATGAGCTATTCGCATATCCTTGTTTCTGTTTCAGTTTCTCCCGAAAGCCACCAATTGTTAGCCAAAGCAGTTTCTATCGCCAGGCCAGTGCAGGCGCGCATCACGGTCGTCACTCTGGCGGCAGAACCTGAGATGTATAATCAACTGGCAGCGCCCATGCTGGAAGATATTCGTGGGGTATTACAGCAAGAAACCCGACAATTTCTTGAGGATCTTATTGCCCGTGCAGAATATCCCATCGCGCAGGCTTTATGCGCGACGGGTGAATTAAGCGAGCAGATAAGTGATATATGTCAAAAGCAGGATATAGATTTAGTGATATGCGGAAACCATAACCGCAGTTTTTTTTCACGGGCAACCTGTTCCGCGAAAACAATAGTCAACAATGCTCATGTTGACGTGCTTTTAATTCCACTCAGCGCAGAATAA
- the otsA gene encoding alpha,alpha-trehalose-phosphate synthase, with amino-acid sequence MGRLIVVSNRIAPPDDKKASAGGLAVGVLGALKSTGGLWFGWSGEIGDEDKPLKKVTRGNITWASFNLSEQNYDEYYSQFSNAVLWPAFHYRLDLVKYKREAWEGYQRVNGLLADKLLPLIQPDDVLWIHDYHLLPFAGELRKRGVNNRIGFFLHIPFPTSEIFNALPPGEELLEELCDYDLLGFQTENDRLAFLDSVASKTRLTAHDNRTHSAWGKRFQTEVYPIGIEPEEIVEQASGPLPPKLAQLKAELKNVKNIFSVERLDYSKGLPERFQAYETLLEKYPEHHGKIRYTQIAPTSRGEVQAYQDIRHQLENEAGRINGRYGQLGWTPLFYLNQHFDRKILMKVFRYADVGLVTPLRDGMNLVAKEYVAAQDPADPGVLVLSQFAGAANELTSALIVNPYDRDDVANALHRALNMPLTERISRHAEMMKVIRDNDIDRWQARFIEDLNQITPRSVESNLQKKVVTFPKLA; translated from the coding sequence ATGGGTCGCTTGATCGTAGTTTCTAACCGCATCGCTCCCCCGGATGATAAAAAAGCCAGCGCAGGTGGCCTGGCCGTTGGGGTGCTGGGGGCGTTAAAAAGTACGGGTGGGCTCTGGTTTGGCTGGAGTGGGGAAATTGGTGATGAGGACAAACCGCTAAAAAAGGTGACACGCGGGAACATCACCTGGGCCTCGTTTAATCTGAGTGAGCAGAATTACGACGAGTATTACAGCCAGTTCTCCAATGCCGTGCTGTGGCCTGCGTTCCACTATCGCCTGGATCTGGTGAAGTATAAACGCGAAGCCTGGGAAGGGTACCAGCGGGTTAACGGCCTGCTGGCCGACAAGCTGCTGCCGCTGATCCAGCCGGACGACGTGCTGTGGATCCACGACTACCACCTGCTGCCGTTTGCCGGTGAGCTGCGCAAGCGCGGTGTGAACAACCGGATCGGCTTCTTCCTGCATATTCCGTTCCCGACCTCCGAGATCTTCAACGCGCTGCCGCCCGGCGAGGAGCTGCTGGAGGAGCTGTGCGATTACGATCTGCTGGGCTTCCAGACCGAAAACGACAGGCTGGCGTTCCTCGATTCCGTGGCCAGCAAAACGCGCCTGACGGCACATGACAACCGGACGCACTCTGCCTGGGGCAAGCGCTTCCAGACCGAGGTTTATCCTATTGGCATTGAACCGGAAGAGATTGTCGAGCAAGCCTCCGGGCCGCTGCCACCTAAGCTGGCGCAGCTTAAAGCAGAGTTAAAGAATGTAAAAAACATCTTTTCCGTTGAGCGTCTGGATTATTCCAAAGGGCTGCCGGAGCGTTTTCAGGCCTACGAGACCCTGCTGGAGAAATATCCCGAGCACCACGGTAAGATCCGTTATACCCAAATCGCACCAACCTCACGTGGTGAGGTGCAGGCCTATCAGGACATCCGTCACCAGCTTGAAAACGAAGCCGGACGCATTAATGGCCGTTACGGCCAGCTGGGCTGGACGCCGCTCTTCTATCTGAACCAGCACTTTGATCGCAAGATCCTGATGAAGGTGTTCCGCTATGCCGATGTCGGCCTGGTGACCCCGCTACGTGACGGGATGAACCTGGTGGCGAAAGAGTACGTGGCGGCGCAGGATCCGGCCGACCCGGGTGTGCTGGTGCTGTCGCAGTTTGCCGGTGCTGCTAATGAGCTGACCTCGGCGCTGATCGTCAATCCCTACGATCGGGACGATGTGGCGAATGCACTGCATCGTGCGTTGAATATGCCGCTAACCGAGCGTATTTCACGCCATGCTGAGATGATGAAGGTCATCCGTGACAATGACATTGACCGCTGGCAGGCGCGCTTCATTGAGGATTTAAACCAGATCACTCCCCGCAGCGTGGAGAGCAATCTGCAAAAAAAGGTCGTAACTTTCCCTAAACTGGCCTGA
- the araF gene encoding arabinose ABC transporter substrate-binding protein AraF, translating into MHKFTKALAAIGLAAVMSQSAMAENLKLGFLVKQPEEPWFQTEWKFADKAGKDLGFEVIKIAVPDGEKTLNAIDSLAASGAKGFVICTPDPKLGSAIVAKARGYDMKVIAVDDQFVNAKGAPMDTVPLVMMAATKIGERQGQELYKEMQKRGWDVKDTAVMAITADELDTARRRTTGSMDALKAAGFPEKQIYKVPTKSNDIPGAFDAANSMLVQHPEVKHWLVVGMNDNTVLGGVRATEGQGFKAADVIGIGINGVDAVSELSKAQATGFYGSLLPSPDVHGYKSSEMLYNWVTKGAEPAKFTEVTDVVLITRDNFKAELEKKGLGGK; encoded by the coding sequence ATGCACAAATTTACTAAAGCGCTGGCGGCCATCGGTCTGGCCGCCGTTATGTCACAATCCGCTATGGCGGAGAACTTAAAGCTCGGTTTTCTCGTCAAGCAACCGGAAGAGCCCTGGTTCCAGACGGAGTGGAAATTTGCCGATAAAGCCGGGAAAGATTTGGGCTTTGAGGTGATCAAAATTGCCGTGCCGGACGGTGAGAAAACGCTGAACGCCATCGACAGCCTGGCAGCCAGCGGCGCGAAAGGGTTTGTCATCTGTACTCCGGATCCCAAACTGGGTTCCGCTATCGTGGCGAAAGCGCGTGGCTATGACATGAAGGTCATCGCGGTGGACGATCAGTTCGTCAACGCCAAAGGCGCGCCGATGGATACCGTCCCGCTGGTGATGATGGCGGCGACCAAAATCGGCGAGCGTCAGGGCCAGGAGCTGTATAAAGAGATGCAAAAACGCGGCTGGGACGTGAAAGACACCGCGGTCATGGCGATCACCGCCGACGAACTGGATACCGCACGCCGCCGTACGACTGGCTCGATGGATGCCCTGAAAGCGGCTGGCTTCCCGGAAAAACAGATCTACAAAGTGCCAACCAAATCTAACGACATCCCGGGCGCGTTTGACGCAGCCAACTCCATGCTGGTGCAGCACCCTGAAGTGAAACACTGGCTGGTGGTGGGGATGAACGACAACACCGTCCTGGGCGGCGTGCGCGCTACCGAAGGCCAGGGCTTCAAAGCGGCTGACGTTATCGGTATCGGCATTAACGGCGTGGATGCGGTAAGCGAACTCTCTAAAGCGCAGGCCACCGGCTTCTACGGCTCCCTGCTGCCAAGCCCGGACGTTCACGGCTACAAGTCCAGCGAAATGCTCTACAACTGGGTTACCAAAGGGGCCGAGCCTGCGAAATTCACCGAAGTGACCGACGTGGTGCTGATCACCCGTGACAACTTTAAAGCAGAGCTGGAGAAAAAAGGACTGGGCGGTAAGTAA
- the motB gene encoding flagellar motor protein MotB, with the protein MKNQSHPIVIVKKRKHKGHGGHHGGSWKIAYADFMTAMMAFFLVMWLISISSPKELIQIAEYFRTPLATAVSSGPRISNSESPIPGGGDDYTQKQGEVKREPNIDELKRRMEQSRLKKVRGDLDQLIEADPKLRALRPHLKIDLVQEGLRIQIIDSQNRPMFKTGSAEVEPYMRDILRAIAPVLNGIPNRISLSGHTDDFPYAGGEKGYSNWELSADRANASRRELVIGGLDDGKVLRVVGMAATMRMTDRGPEDAINRRISLLVLNQQAEQAILHENAESQNESLDDLKQPGAEPSAAVPTSPPANPR; encoded by the coding sequence ATGAAAAACCAGTCCCATCCCATCGTCATAGTCAAAAAGCGCAAGCATAAAGGGCACGGGGGCCATCATGGTGGCTCCTGGAAAATCGCCTACGCGGACTTTATGACCGCCATGATGGCGTTCTTCCTGGTGATGTGGCTGATCTCTATCTCCAGCCCGAAAGAGCTGATTCAGATCGCAGAGTATTTCCGTACCCCACTGGCGACGGCGGTGTCGAGTGGTCCGCGAATCTCCAACAGCGAAAGCCCGATCCCGGGCGGTGGAGATGATTACACCCAGAAGCAGGGCGAAGTGAAGCGCGAGCCGAACATCGACGAGCTGAAAAGACGCATGGAGCAGAGCCGTCTGAAAAAAGTGCGCGGCGATCTGGATCAGCTGATCGAGGCGGATCCGAAACTGCGCGCCCTGCGTCCGCACCTGAAGATCGATCTGGTCCAGGAGGGGCTGCGCATTCAGATTATCGACAGCCAGAACCGTCCGATGTTTAAAACCGGCAGCGCCGAGGTGGAGCCCTACATGCGCGACATTCTGCGGGCGATTGCGCCGGTGTTGAACGGGATCCCGAACCGAATCAGCCTTTCCGGCCATACCGATGACTTCCCTTACGCCGGTGGCGAAAAAGGGTACAGCAACTGGGAGCTCTCGGCGGATCGTGCCAACGCATCCCGTCGTGAGCTGGTGATCGGCGGGCTGGACGATGGCAAAGTGCTGCGCGTCGTCGGCATGGCTGCCACCATGCGCATGACCGACCGCGGGCCGGAAGATGCCATCAACCGTCGTATTAGTCTCTTAGTGCTCAACCAGCAGGCGGAGCAGGCCATCCTGCACGAAAACGCCGAAAGCCAGAATGAGTCACTGGATGATTTAAAACAGCCAGGCGCTGAGCCTTCGGCTGCCGTTCCAACATCGCCACCAGCCAATCCGAGGTGA